From one Planococcus citri chromosome 3, ihPlaCitr1.1, whole genome shotgun sequence genomic stretch:
- the LOC135841339 gene encoding uncharacterized protein LOC135841339, with translation MAFSRLTLIKFIELVLVIACVVLHYNSMEAGDNFHLFFTSAVFGGYLIIMIGLVLGFFVDTAFGKRVDLYFTILGGLLFISAGIMTYNHFSGRPKLLETETSRYGMMKAWASIIAGVIFFVDGVFTFRAE, from the exons atggcaTTCAGCAGACTAACTTTGATCAAATTCATAGAATTG GTGTTGGTGATAGCATGTGTCGTCTTACACTACAATTCTATGGAAGCTGGCGACAACTTCCATTTGTTCTTCACATCTGCGGTATTCGGTGGTTATTTGATCATTATGATCGGTCTAGTTCTAGGATTTTTTGTCGATACAGCTTTTGGAAAACGAGTT gACTTATATTTCACAATACTTGGTGGTTTGTTATTCATAAGCGCTGGTATCATGACTTACAACCACTTTTCTGGCAGACCAAAGCTGTTGGAAACTGAAACCTCGAGATATGGTATGATGAAAGCATGGGCTTCAATCATCGCCGGAGTAATATTTTTCGTCGATGGTGTTTTCACTTTCCGAGCGGAATAA